The genomic window TCATCACCCACTGCGGTTCGACCCCACTGGTGGCCTGCGCGCGGATGCGGACCATCGGTTCCAGCCCAAGGGCCTGTGCCCTGGCCGCCGACATGACGACCAGGGCCGCCGCAGCGTCATTCACTCCGGGAGCATTTCCTGCAGTCACCGTACCATCTTTCCTGAAGGCCGGCTTGAGCGCACGCAGTGCCTCAATGCTTGCATCCTCCCGCACCGACTCGTCCCGTTCAAAGACCGTAGATGTTCCATCTTTCTTCTTCGCCGGCAGCTCCACAGCAACCACCTCCGGGCGAAAGCGACCTTCCTTCCAGGCCTGTGCCGCCTTACGGTGCGAGTGCAGCGCATAAGCATCCTGCTCTTCCCGGCTGATTCCGTATTTCTCCGCTACATTCTCCGCCGTCTGGCCCATGTGGTAGTTGTTATAAACGTCCCACAGACCATCGTGAATCATGGCATCCACGACCCTGCCATCGCCCATGCGGAAGCCAGCGCGCGCCTGCGGTAAAAGATAGGGCGCATTCGTCATCGACTCCATTCCGCCGGCGACCACAATCTCTGCATTTGCCGTCTGAATCGCCTGTACCGCCAGGGCCACCGCCTTTAAGCCAGAGCCGCAGACCTTGTTGATGGTCAATGCTCCTACCGAGGAGGGTAGTCCGCCAAAGAGCGCCGCCTGCCGCGCCGGGTTTTGTCCCAGTCCCGCGGAAACCACGTTGCCCATGATGCACTCCTCCACCTGCGCAGGGTCTATTTTTGCGCGCTTTACAGCTTCGCGCACAGCAATTGCCCCCAGTTGCGTTGCGGAGAGGCCCGATAACGCACCCTGAAACTTTCCAACCGGCGTGCGCACTGCTGAGACAATCACTGCATCTTCCATCATCAAATCTCCACACCTTCCACAAATGGCGAACGGATGAAGATAGCAGACCGCCCGTGCAGCAATCAAAACCGGCCGGAAAGAATGAGCAGGACGCCGGCCTGCTGGATATAAGCAGGACAAAAGAAAGGCCTGTCTCTCTCCATGAGAAAACAGGCCTTCACAAGGATCTTGAACTCACCGGGGGGAACCAAAGGCATGGCCGAAAGTTCCACATCAGCACCAAATAGAGAAGGTGGGATGGGAAAAGGCAAAGACTGCGTGATGATTTCCTCTCGTTCTGTCTTTTCGAGAGGGAGCTGGCTCTCTCTTCCTATTTTTTCTACAGAAGAGAAATGGTCAGCAGGTGGATTCCCAGCAGCGAGAGGTTCAGCACGATGGGCAGTAAACCAGTCAGCATGGCTTTTTCTCCTTTCTTCCTGAAACAGGAATTTTTCGGTCTTACAGCACTGGGGTCGTCTCTTGACCGGCCCTCTTCCTCGGGGTCCATGGTCCAATGGAAGCACTTCGGGAAGCAGTCAAGCTGACCATGCCGGGCAGCCTGGCCCCCTTGCCCTCCCGAGGAAAATCCGGCAGCGCGGTGAAGTCGGTCTGCACAACTCCACAGAAATGGGTCCTGAGTCCTAGAGGGTCAGGGTCAGAAGAGTGATTCCGAGCAGCGTAAGAGTGATAACGATAGGCGTCATCGTATTCTCCTCCTTTCTCCCTTTTTGCAAAGGAAAATCAACTTCACCGCAAACCGAACCGGAAGAACATTGGAAAGCAATCATTAAGCAATGGTCAGGGTCAGCAGAGTGACGCCAAGCAGCGCAAGGCTAACAACGATGGGCAGCATGGACATTTCCTCCTTTCTTGCGATGTAGGGACGGGCAAGCTAGGTAACCAATTTTAGTAATATTATATTTAGTTACTT from Pseudacidobacterium ailaaui includes these protein-coding regions:
- a CDS encoding acetyl-CoA C-acetyltransferase produces the protein MEDAVIVSAVRTPVGKFQGALSGLSATQLGAIAVREAVKRAKIDPAQVEECIMGNVVSAGLGQNPARQAALFGGLPSSVGALTINKVCGSGLKAVALAVQAIQTANAEIVVAGGMESMTNAPYLLPQARAGFRMGDGRVVDAMIHDGLWDVYNNYHMGQTAENVAEKYGISREEQDAYALHSHRKAAQAWKEGRFRPEVVAVELPAKKKDGTSTVFERDESVREDASIEALRALKPAFRKDGTVTAGNAPGVNDAAAALVVMSAARAQALGLEPMVRIRAQATSGVEPQWVMMAPVSGVRKVLAKAGWSMESVDLFELNEAFAVQAIAVTRELGIPDSKVNVNGGSVAIGHPIGASGARILVTLIYEMARRGARRGVAALCLGGGNSVALAVEL